DNA from Chitinophagales bacterium:
TTTTGCGGTTTGTGAATATGGCCTAAAGCAATGTATTTACAATTTTTAGGGAAATCATTCGAACTAAACATTTCTGCACCGCCTCTTTGAATATCTCGTTCGCTGTCTGAAGTAGCAACGCCTGACGTAAATAAGTGCCCCATCAATATAACAGGAATTTTTTCTCCGTATTTTTCAAAAGCAAAATTTACCAATGTTTCAAAATAATTTTTCATTCCTAAAAATTTCTGCTCGACCCGGCTTTTATAAGTTTCGCCTTCCATTGCCAATCTAATATCTGAATCACGCAAATAGGGTACAGCGCAAACAACGCATTCAATTTCTCCATTCTTATTTTTCAGTTCAATAATACTGTCTTCCTTTGTTTCTGGAATGCTCGCCACAATATTTACATTTAACATTGCCAGGATAGCTTTGGGACCATTTAAAACGGCTGGTGAATCATGATTGCCCCCGGTGATAATTACTTTACAATTAACGTGAATAAGCTTCTCCAGAAACAAATAATAAAGATGCCTGGCCTCTGAAGCAGGGTTAGCCTGGTCGAAGATGTCGCCTGAAATTAAAAGCACTTCAATCCCTATTTCCTTAATGAGATTTATTAACCATTCAAAGAAAATTTTATGGTCTACGGAAAGATCTGCTTTATGAAGTTTAATTCCCAAATGCCAATCGGCTGTATGTAATATTTTCACCCTGCAAAAATATTTAAGTTAAAGTAAGTACTTCAACCAGATGAATAATAATCCTGCTTACATTTTATGATTGAAATAGGAATGCTAGTCCGGCTTGACCTAAAGGAAGAATAAATTAAATAATCATTTGCCAGTATCTCAAAATGCGGATGCTCTTATAAATAAAGTATTGCGCTACAAGTATTACTTGATTGACCCTGAACAAAATGAGCGTCAAATCATAAAATTTTCCTGGAGTTATAACAGGTAAAACTGATAAAGCTTGGTTCCCGCGGCTTCTAAGAAAGCGTTAATATGCTTAATTAAATTTCTCTGAGATATATTCAATCAATTTTTCATCACTCATTTTATTTGAAGTACTTTCCTTCGAAATAACATTTTTAAACTGTGGTGTTTCCGAAAGAAAATGCTTAAACTGTTCCTGTGCCGTACCTGTGCCTGTAACATGCACTTCTTCTGCATTTTGCATATGGGAACTAATCTCTTTAAAAAATTTGTGCAGTAAGGTATGCTCCAAATTGTTTGCAGTATTTTCATTGGAGTTACTGCCGGCGCCATCATTTTTAGCATGGCCCAATACTATAAAGTTCCCGGTTTCAATATGCTCTCGGCCTACTACCGTAGCATGATGTGAGTCCATCCAAACTCCGAATTGTTTTTTATTTTTTTCAGACATCGTGTTTTTGGTTCGAGGTTAAAAAGTTATAAGTTGAAAGGTATCTATAAATTATAAGAACAATTGCTAAAGATCTGCAAGATGACTTGTTATAAAGAAAGGAGCATGTACCGAAACAATTGAAAGCACACCTGCTGAAACATATATTTGCCAGTCAGATTAGATTCCAGATATCGGAATACTTAATCTTCCGGCAGCCCCAAATCTTTTTCCATCGCCTTAATATCTGGTGCGTGGCCTCGGAAATTCCGGAACATGGTATTGTAGTCTTCCGTATTTCCACGTGACAAAATGAGGTCGCGGAAACGCTGCCCATTTGCCCTCGTTAACCCACCATTTTCTTCGAACCACGAATAAGCATCTTCTTCCAGCATCTTCGTCCACTGGTAAGCATAGTATCCTGCAGCATAGCCATTACTCCAGATATGCAGGAAGTAACTAGAACGATAGCGCGGAGGAACTTGTGGAAGATCTAATCCCGTAACATGAAGTGCAGTTTTTTCAAATGCATCGGCATCCTTTACTTCATCATTGGCACCGAGCTTATGCCATTGCATATCGAGTGAGGCTGCGGCAATGGCTTCTGTGAGCTTATAACCTTCGTTAAAAGAAGATGCTTTTTTTATCTTATCAACAAGGCTCTGAGGTATTGCTTCACCTGTTTTATAATTAACTGCATAATGGTTCAGCACTTTAGGATCCAACGCCCAATGCTCATTAAACTGCGAAGGGAACTCTACGTAATCCCGGGCTACGTTTGTACCTGAAAGAGTAGGATATTCCTGGCTCGCAAACATACCGTGCAGCGCATGGCCAAATTCATGGAACATGGTAGTTACATCATCAAAACTGATGAGTGCAGGTTCCCCTGGCGCAGGCTTCGTAAAATTGCAGATATTGTACACTACAGGTTTCGTACCAAGCAACTTTGACTGACCTACCAGGTTACTCATCCACGCTCCGCCAGATTTGTTAT
Protein-coding regions in this window:
- the sbcD gene encoding exonuclease subunit SbcD, which encodes MKILHTADWHLGIKLHKADLSVDHKIFFEWLINLIKEIGIEVLLISGDIFDQANPASEARHLYYLFLEKLIHVNCKVIITGGNHDSPAVLNGPKAILAMLNVNIVASIPETKEDSIIELKNKNGEIECVVCAVPYLRDSDIRLAMEGETYKSRVEQKFLGMKNYFETLVNFAFEKYGEKIPVILMGHLFTSGVATSDSERDIQRGGAEMFSSNDFPKNCKYIALGHIHKPQKVGNSENIRYSGSPIPLSFSEKHDKKIILELEVFNDCIRQVSVHEIPSARTLKRFTGTFNEVQSQLKNFKNSKRLKCFAELEIIEQSSSPLLTVDIHKFITEFQSDEVQILTYKVKFLNKLSETEKFHAEDKNIEDLTPREVLLKKLEAENVNEKQKELISEAFDELYNEINEAV